In a genomic window of Methylovirgula sp. 4M-Z18:
- a CDS encoding pyocin activator PrtN family protein, whose product MNTAFLLMAQYNGQVIIPVEIVCRDYFRHLTVEKFLRKVMSGEISLPIVRIETSQKSARGIHLQDLAAWLDVRHAAALKECDQLRA is encoded by the coding sequence ATGAACACCGCCTTTCTGCTCATGGCCCAATACAACGGCCAGGTGATCATCCCGGTCGAGATCGTTTGCCGCGACTATTTCCGGCACCTGACGGTCGAGAAGTTCCTGCGCAAGGTCATGTCCGGCGAGATCAGCCTGCCGATCGTGCGCATCGAGACCAGCCAGAAAAGTGCCCGGGGCATCCACCTGCAGGACCTCGCGGCGTGGCTCGACGTCCGCCACGCAGCGGCGCTGAAGGAGTGCGACCAGCTACGCGCCTGA
- a CDS encoding phage terminase large subunit family protein — MLQTTSPSPSDEKRALLAALARGIKPRPVVSPVSWCEESFVVPIGPGKGKTIDFSLTPQLREPLEMLRVDQPHRRIAVKKSGQTGFSTIGIGWLLYLIATCPDPMMLVQPSLAAAKDFNSERLSDALKLCKALRGKIRKQRSGDSEGSKTLEKKFPGGRLVLTGANSSTDLSGKTTRFALADEIDRWPFDLDKQGDPMGMLDARMTAYTRLGTDKRLEISTPTNKGSSRIDIAYATGDQRKWFMPCPHCGTKITFDWGQVKGAEEAPYNTHYVTQCCGKVIHSWQQRNMVLAGEWMATQPGPGRHPSYFLNALSSLLTAWDVIWKKYLDSRGKPTEEKSFTNLVLGESYDAHGIEIDTGEIAKRAEDYPRGIVPPQVGRIVFVVDTQDDRFEWAVWGFGPDQTGGAVQQWLIDAGVIEGDLHTDEPWIALDDKSKSVWPHGRGEYPADLCGIDSGGHHTQRVYHFVRRKPRWRALKGSSSRDAVALSTPRRIEVRNRINQVLFRIPLYFVGTFDLKVWLAHALKAIETDKPLPGGLRLTREVADEPYIEQLTGEVLELREKRDGTAVQEWHKFRANEALDLAVYARALAFGASPNGLGVDRFDAARWAEILAQRHGSADATPDLFTPRPIAAPPETPQEAPPPPQAQRPAQNFLGGRRKRWL; from the coding sequence ATGCTTCAGACGACGAGTCCGAGCCCGAGTGACGAGAAACGCGCTCTTCTCGCTGCCCTGGCGCGCGGGATAAAGCCAAGGCCGGTCGTTTCGCCGGTTTCATGGTGCGAAGAGAGCTTCGTCGTCCCAATCGGTCCCGGCAAGGGCAAGACGATCGACTTCTCGCTCACGCCGCAGTTGCGCGAGCCGCTCGAGATGCTCCGAGTGGACCAACCGCATCGGCGCATCGCAGTGAAGAAGTCCGGGCAGACCGGGTTCTCGACTATCGGCATTGGCTGGCTGCTGTATCTGATCGCTACATGCCCCGATCCGATGATGCTGGTGCAGCCGTCGCTCGCCGCGGCCAAGGATTTCAATTCCGAGCGCCTCAGCGACGCGCTCAAACTGTGCAAGGCCCTGCGGGGCAAGATCCGGAAGCAACGCTCCGGCGATTCTGAAGGGTCCAAAACCCTCGAGAAAAAGTTTCCAGGCGGCCGTCTCGTGCTCACCGGCGCGAATTCGTCGACGGATCTGTCCGGCAAGACCACGCGCTTCGCTCTCGCCGACGAAATCGACCGTTGGCCGTTCGACCTCGACAAGCAGGGCGACCCGATGGGGATGCTCGATGCGCGCATGACGGCCTATACCAGGCTCGGCACGGACAAGCGCCTCGAAATCTCGACGCCGACCAACAAGGGCTCGAGCAGAATCGACATAGCCTATGCCACGGGCGACCAACGCAAGTGGTTCATGCCGTGTCCTCATTGCGGCACAAAGATAACCTTCGATTGGGGGCAGGTGAAGGGCGCCGAGGAAGCGCCCTACAACACCCACTATGTCACCCAGTGCTGCGGCAAGGTCATTCACTCCTGGCAACAGCGCAACATGGTGCTCGCCGGCGAATGGATGGCGACACAACCGGGACCTGGGCGGCATCCGAGTTATTTTCTGAACGCCCTTTCGTCGCTGCTCACCGCATGGGACGTAATCTGGAAGAAATATCTCGATAGTCGCGGCAAGCCGACCGAGGAGAAATCGTTCACCAACCTGGTGCTCGGCGAATCCTACGATGCCCACGGCATCGAGATCGACACCGGCGAAATCGCCAAGCGCGCGGAAGACTACCCGCGCGGAATCGTCCCGCCCCAAGTCGGCCGCATCGTCTTCGTGGTCGACACCCAGGACGACCGCTTCGAATGGGCGGTCTGGGGCTTCGGACCCGATCAAACCGGCGGCGCAGTACAGCAATGGCTGATCGACGCCGGCGTGATCGAGGGCGACCTGCACACGGACGAGCCGTGGATCGCCCTCGACGACAAGAGCAAATCGGTTTGGCCGCATGGTAGAGGCGAGTATCCCGCCGATCTGTGCGGCATCGACTCGGGCGGCCACCATACGCAGCGGGTCTATCATTTCGTGCGGCGCAAACCGCGCTGGCGCGCCCTGAAAGGCTCGTCGAGCCGCGATGCGGTCGCCCTGTCGACGCCGCGCCGCATCGAGGTGCGCAACAGGATCAATCAGGTGCTGTTCCGCATCCCGCTGTATTTCGTGGGCACGTTCGACCTTAAGGTCTGGCTGGCCCACGCGCTGAAAGCGATCGAGACGGACAAGCCGCTACCCGGCGGCCTGCGCCTCACGCGCGAAGTCGCCGACGAGCCATACATCGAGCAGCTCACCGGCGAAGTGCTCGAGCTGCGCGAAAAGCGCGACGGCACGGCGGTGCAGGAATGGCACAAATTCCGCGCCAACGAGGCGCTCGACCTTGCGGTCTATGCCCGCGCCCTCGCCTTCGGCGCGTCGCCCAACGGCCTCGGCGTCGACCGCTTCGATGCGGCGCGCTGGGCCGAGATTCTGGCACAGCGGCACGGTTCGGCCGACGCGACGCCCGACTTATTCACGCCGCGTCCAATCGCGGCACCACCTGAGACGCCCCAGGAAGCCCCGCCCCCGCCGCAAGCGCAGCGACCGGCGCAAAACTTCCTCGGCGGCAGAAGGAAACGCTGGCTTTGA
- a CDS encoding type II toxin-antitoxin system HicA family toxin, whose translation MSPKRNVESPKDIIKRLLADCWTERLGKGDHRNFKKPGMPLVTIDTGVKEIPIGTLRNIYRCAGWQW comes from the coding sequence ATGAGCCCGAAGCGCAATGTCGAAAGCCCGAAAGACATCATCAAGCGGCTTTTGGCGGATTGCTGGACGGAACGCCTCGGCAAGGGTGACCACCGCAATTTCAAGAAGCCGGGCATGCCGCTGGTCACCATCGACACCGGCGTGAAGGAGATCCCGATCGGCACCTTGCGCAACATCTACAGGTGCGCCGGCTGGCAATGGTGA
- a CDS encoding DUF7146 domain-containing protein, with the protein MRNDPVHEAWIETARAVTTIAAAERLGFKPLGRPGVEVCGPCPCPGCGGRDRFSIVLKGGKAGVFHCRGCGIKGADAIGLVSAVQGVDFLKAVEFLAGQSPRGSTWTENERKAHAAEQERLKLARVAHAARREEQQQRADAARVRLARRVWAEGSDEKPLVHAYLAHRKIVLPTPAPWGIENLRQIGTLDYRFNDRVVWRGPVMLAQIQDARGRFIGVHRTWIHPELETKNGRPYIRPSECCDALPTKKVLGVQHGGAIRLVRGARCGDFPGDRAGPEFLFLGEGIETVLSVYAALIASGSAIVANAAFWSGISLGNLAHVTAPPSVRDVVLLGDGDSDPVKTRAHLDKARESFESQGKRGYIAMAPDGKDFSDLLMEAMG; encoded by the coding sequence ATGCGGAATGACCCGGTTCACGAGGCCTGGATCGAAACGGCCCGCGCGGTGACAACGATCGCGGCGGCGGAGCGGCTTGGGTTCAAGCCGCTCGGGCGGCCGGGCGTGGAGGTTTGCGGGCCCTGCCCTTGCCCAGGGTGTGGAGGCCGCGACCGGTTCTCGATCGTGCTCAAGGGCGGTAAGGCCGGCGTGTTTCATTGCCGTGGCTGCGGCATCAAAGGTGCCGATGCAATCGGGCTTGTGAGCGCCGTGCAGGGCGTCGACTTTCTCAAGGCCGTCGAATTTCTCGCCGGACAGAGCCCGCGCGGATCGACCTGGACCGAGAATGAGCGCAAAGCCCATGCGGCGGAGCAGGAAAGGCTGAAACTGGCGCGTGTGGCGCATGCAGCGCGGCGGGAAGAGCAACAGCAGCGGGCGGACGCGGCGCGTGTTCGGCTCGCGCGTCGTGTCTGGGCAGAAGGGTCCGACGAGAAGCCGCTCGTGCACGCCTATCTCGCCCATCGCAAGATCGTACTGCCGACGCCGGCCCCTTGGGGTATCGAAAACCTGCGGCAGATCGGCACGCTCGATTATCGCTTCAACGATCGGGTCGTTTGGCGGGGTCCCGTCATGCTGGCGCAGATCCAGGACGCGCGGGGGCGCTTCATCGGCGTGCATCGGACGTGGATTCATCCGGAGTTGGAGACGAAGAACGGCCGCCCTTACATCCGGCCCAGCGAATGTTGCGACGCGCTGCCGACAAAGAAAGTGCTTGGCGTGCAGCATGGCGGAGCTATTCGGCTTGTGCGCGGCGCGCGGTGCGGCGACTTTCCCGGCGATCGTGCCGGGCCGGAATTCCTGTTTCTCGGTGAAGGGATCGAAACCGTGCTTTCGGTCTATGCAGCCCTGATCGCTTCCGGGTCGGCCATCGTGGCCAATGCCGCGTTCTGGTCGGGCATCTCGCTCGGCAATCTTGCTCATGTCACCGCGCCGCCCTCGGTGCGCGATGTAGTCCTGCTCGGCGACGGCGATTCCGATCCGGTTAAGACCCGGGCGCATCTCGACAAGGCGCGCGAGAGTTTCGAGAGCCAGGGCAAGCGCGGGTACATCGCCATGGCGCCCGACGGCAAGGATTTCAGCGATCTTTTGATGGAGGCGATGGGATGA
- a CDS encoding phage head-tail joining protein, giving the protein MTDFTQAQLAALTKAIATGVRFVEQGGKRTQFASITDMLALRDRMIRELEGATDAPKRPLANGSVFLKR; this is encoded by the coding sequence TTGACTGATTTCACGCAAGCGCAATTGGCCGCGCTCACAAAAGCGATCGCCACCGGCGTGCGCTTCGTCGAGCAGGGCGGCAAGCGCACGCAATTCGCGTCGATCACCGACATGCTCGCCTTGCGCGACCGCATGATCCGCGAACTGGAAGGCGCGACCGACGCACCGAAGCGCCCGCTCGCCAACGGCTCCGTGTTCCTGAAGCGATAG
- a CDS encoding S24 family peptidase encodes MGGQHRRKNTTHQVEKYKSRYGRFCRKKTPMNNVLKTFINARLRALDTNVFEAERRGGLKKGFLNDILIDRKESFGAKYYGKVATALESDVSTVARMASSDAGPKASERPRRETTLIPEYDIRAGASFGGGAVAEVENGYDDNGSHIEQPPIRAEWSIPDYYLAATGMRARRTHILAVDGPSMLPDLAPDDRILIDLDDTNPGRDGIFAIWDGHSESVIVKNVQLVRGAERPTIRCISSNKTYEPFDLELGDNTKIIGRVKRRITAV; translated from the coding sequence ATGGGTGGCCAACATAGGCGGAAAAATACAACTCATCAAGTGGAAAAATACAAATCGCGTTACGGCCGATTCTGTAGGAAAAAAACACCTATGAACAACGTGCTGAAAACCTTCATAAACGCCCGGCTGAGGGCCCTCGATACCAACGTCTTCGAAGCGGAGCGGCGCGGCGGCCTCAAGAAGGGGTTTCTCAACGACATCCTCATCGACCGCAAGGAATCCTTCGGCGCGAAATATTACGGCAAAGTAGCGACGGCCCTCGAATCGGATGTGAGCACGGTTGCGCGAATGGCGTCATCGGACGCTGGACCGAAAGCGTCCGAGCGCCCGCGGCGGGAGACAACGCTGATACCGGAATACGACATCCGCGCCGGCGCATCGTTCGGCGGTGGTGCTGTTGCTGAAGTCGAGAACGGCTACGACGACAACGGCTCTCATATAGAGCAACCGCCGATCCGCGCCGAATGGTCGATTCCGGACTATTATTTAGCAGCGACCGGCATGCGCGCGCGGCGGACGCACATATTGGCGGTCGACGGGCCCAGCATGTTGCCGGATCTTGCTCCAGACGATAGAATCCTGATCGACCTCGATGACACGAATCCAGGTCGCGACGGCATTTTCGCCATATGGGACGGCCATTCCGAATCGGTCATCGTAAAGAACGTGCAACTGGTGCGCGGGGCAGAACGGCCCACGATTCGATGCATTTCGTCCAATAAGACCTATGAGCCTTTCGACCTCGAATTGGGCGACAATACGAAGATCATCGGGCGCGTGAAGCGACGTATCACAGCCGTGTGA
- a CDS encoding type II toxin-antitoxin system HicB family antitoxin produces the protein MAKFYALVHGKKGAYGVSYPDFPGFASGGATIEEAMARSQEGLAVHMAAMIEDGDKVPIPRDYEALQADPAFKEDFHDSIALALVDVEPPAKAARISVTIDEGLLARIDLRAKEIGESRSGFLAAAARARLSG, from the coding sequence ATGGCAAAGTTTTACGCATTGGTTCACGGCAAAAAGGGCGCCTATGGCGTGTCCTATCCCGACTTTCCCGGCTTCGCCTCGGGCGGCGCCACCATCGAAGAGGCTATGGCGCGCAGCCAGGAGGGCCTCGCGGTGCATATGGCGGCAATGATCGAAGACGGCGATAAAGTGCCGATCCCGCGCGATTACGAGGCCTTGCAGGCCGATCCAGCCTTTAAGGAAGATTTCCACGATTCCATCGCCCTTGCTTTGGTCGATGTCGAGCCACCCGCCAAGGCCGCACGCATCAGTGTCACGATCGACGAGGGCCTGCTCGCGCGCATCGACCTCCGCGCCAAGGAAATCGGCGAGTCCCGCAGCGGCTTTCTTGCCGCCGCCGCGCGCGCGCGCCTGTCGGGTTGA
- a CDS encoding DNA primase family protein → MTEDPNQIIAGIVEAAVAASAEDDACAIDGADDPPPPPDDPPEPPQPTGDEPDWERVRLCAAEPETDIGNARRFLHRHGDAALSIEGLGWAVFEGKRWVQDYFGAVVRPLAHSTVELIKLETAMIEPTVEEQALIDAGAEALMPWLEAKKKSKRTPDEERELMRLAAVVEAGEKAKGRIADRRAKRARYAKTSASSGKMDNMLGEAKVYRSRPVAVLDADPFAVNCENGTLRLFEHRFAANGAGATRTHGVGANGAGDTRTDGIWNVRFDLHRKADFISKLAPVAYDPDAECPLFEGFLETILPDDAVRQFVQRYLGYALTALTREQVFVFFYGSGRNGKSTLVDLICRLLGDYTTTVPFETLAGDDRRKGSEATPDLVRVPGARIVRASEPETGMKFRESMVKSLTSGEPILIRRMREEFIEVYPTFKLIISGNHRPDIRGGDDGIWRRVLLVPFEVQIPKDEVDRALPDKLWAERAGVLNWLIAGALSYLQEGLRVPDAVRGATDEYREQSDSYGGFLRAACEVTGFDHDTETPGDLYAAYRVYCERQGFFAVGVSTFNKAIPERTVQFGFRKAKTMGLSVYRGLRILDEFKPHSPSRTPGAGSSEG, encoded by the coding sequence GTGACGGAGGATCCGAACCAGATCATTGCCGGGATTGTCGAGGCCGCCGTGGCTGCGAGCGCGGAGGATGACGCGTGCGCGATCGACGGCGCCGACGATCCGCCCCCACCGCCCGACGATCCGCCGGAGCCGCCGCAGCCCACCGGGGACGAGCCGGATTGGGAGCGCGTGCGGCTGTGCGCGGCGGAGCCCGAGACCGACATTGGCAATGCGCGACGCTTTCTGCACCGGCATGGCGACGCGGCCCTCTCGATCGAGGGGCTCGGCTGGGCAGTCTTCGAGGGCAAGCGTTGGGTGCAGGATTATTTCGGCGCCGTGGTGCGGCCGTTGGCGCATAGCACGGTCGAATTGATCAAGCTGGAAACGGCAATGATCGAACCGACCGTCGAGGAGCAAGCCCTGATCGATGCCGGCGCCGAAGCGCTGATGCCCTGGCTGGAGGCGAAGAAGAAATCGAAGCGCACGCCGGACGAGGAGCGCGAATTGATGCGCCTGGCGGCTGTGGTTGAGGCCGGCGAAAAGGCCAAGGGCCGTATCGCCGACCGGCGCGCCAAACGGGCGCGCTATGCCAAGACCTCGGCGTCGAGCGGCAAGATGGACAATATGCTGGGCGAGGCGAAAGTGTACCGCTCGCGCCCGGTCGCCGTGCTCGATGCCGACCCGTTCGCGGTCAATTGCGAGAATGGCACGCTGCGGCTGTTCGAGCATCGCTTTGCTGCGAATGGCGCAGGCGCCACACGCACTCATGGAGTTGGTGCGAATGGCGCAGGCGACACACGCACTGACGGCATATGGAACGTGCGGTTCGACCTGCATCGCAAGGCCGATTTTATTTCGAAGCTCGCGCCCGTCGCTTACGATCCGGACGCGGAATGCCCTCTGTTCGAAGGGTTTCTGGAAACGATCCTGCCCGATGACGCCGTGCGGCAATTCGTGCAACGGTATCTCGGCTATGCGCTGACCGCGCTCACGCGCGAGCAGGTGTTCGTGTTCTTCTACGGCTCCGGCCGCAACGGCAAATCGACGCTGGTCGATCTCATTTGCCGGCTGCTGGGCGATTACACCACGACCGTGCCATTCGAGACGCTCGCCGGTGACGATCGGCGCAAAGGCTCGGAAGCGACGCCGGACCTGGTGCGCGTGCCCGGCGCGCGAATCGTGCGGGCGAGCGAGCCGGAAACCGGCATGAAGTTCCGCGAGAGCATGGTGAAATCGCTCACGTCGGGCGAGCCGATTCTGATCCGCCGCATGCGCGAGGAGTTCATCGAGGTCTATCCGACCTTCAAACTGATCATCTCGGGCAACCATCGGCCCGACATTCGCGGAGGCGACGACGGGATTTGGCGTCGCGTGCTGCTCGTGCCCTTCGAGGTGCAGATCCCGAAAGACGAGGTCGACCGGGCGTTGCCGGACAAGCTGTGGGCCGAGCGCGCCGGGGTGTTGAACTGGCTGATCGCCGGCGCGCTTTCCTACCTGCAGGAAGGCTTGCGCGTGCCGGATGCGGTGCGTGGCGCCACCGACGAGTACCGGGAACAATCGGACAGCTACGGCGGCTTTTTGCGCGCCGCTTGCGAGGTCACGGGCTTCGACCATGACACCGAGACGCCGGGCGACCTGTACGCCGCCTATCGCGTCTATTGCGAGCGTCAGGGCTTTTTTGCCGTCGGCGTCTCGACCTTCAACAAGGCCATCCCCGAACGGACGGTGCAATTCGGCTTCCGCAAGGCGAAGACGATGGGGCTTTCGGTCTATCGCGGCCTGCGCATCCTCGACGAGTTCAAGCCGCACAGCCCCTCTCGCACCCCGGGTGCGGGCAGCAGCGAGGGGTAA
- a CDS encoding (p)ppGpp synthetase — MNKEHREHEGLLRKFDGIRHELKTFMHGVAQFIGEHPDLVRPGAEIVHSCKSRIKDREHLREKIARKISGGREINAENLFTEVTDLAGVRIIHLFQEHFADIDRVVRNRIDGGDWVLAEQAKVYTWDPEAAEFFRKFDLEVSQKPTSYTSVHYLIRPRPDSLICCELQVRTLFEEIWGEVDHKINYPVPSENLACKEQIKVLSKIVGAGSRLLDSLNRVHQAGETQRPDNDSNFA, encoded by the coding sequence ATGAATAAGGAGCACCGGGAGCACGAAGGACTGCTGCGTAAGTTCGATGGCATCCGCCATGAGCTTAAAACTTTTATGCACGGGGTCGCCCAATTCATAGGGGAGCACCCAGATCTCGTGAGACCTGGCGCGGAAATCGTTCACTCCTGCAAGAGCCGAATCAAAGATCGCGAGCACCTGCGGGAAAAGATCGCGCGGAAGATAAGCGGCGGAAGAGAGATTAATGCCGAAAATCTCTTTACTGAAGTGACTGACCTCGCTGGCGTTCGGATCATACATTTATTTCAGGAACATTTTGCCGATATCGATCGGGTCGTCCGAAACCGTATAGATGGAGGCGACTGGGTTCTCGCTGAGCAGGCCAAAGTCTACACGTGGGACCCGGAGGCAGCGGAATTCTTCCGTAAGTTTGACCTCGAAGTAAGCCAGAAACCCACGAGCTACACCAGCGTTCACTATTTAATCCGCCCCAGACCAGACTCCCTAATCTGCTGTGAGTTGCAGGTGAGAACCCTGTTCGAGGAGATCTGGGGTGAAGTAGACCACAAAATAAATTATCCGGTGCCGTCGGAAAATTTGGCGTGCAAGGAGCAAATCAAAGTGCTGTCTAAGATTGTCGGTGCTGGCAGCCGTCTTCTCGACTCATTAAACCGCGTTCATCAAGCTGGGGAAACGCAGCGGCCCGACAACGATTCAAACTTCGCCTAA
- a CDS encoding MT-A70 family methyltransferase, protein MSDGPSPFKHLTSGPYRIMYADPPWQFHSWSHRGEDRGAVQHYGCMSLNDICNLPVRDIAAPDAALFIWVVQPMLPQALRVIEAWGFEFKTVAYCWLKIKGGQDRLFYDGADVRKGLGYHTRSGMEQCWLATRGKGYARVSQGEAQVVFSPLREHSRKPDVIAESIVNLTGDVPRLELFARTRRPGWDVWGNQVDKFGDAHEVVA, encoded by the coding sequence GTGAGTGATGGGCCTTCTCCGTTCAAGCACCTGACGTCCGGGCCATACCGAATTATGTACGCCGATCCGCCGTGGCAGTTCCACTCGTGGTCGCATCGCGGCGAGGACCGAGGCGCTGTGCAGCACTACGGCTGCATGAGTCTCAACGACATTTGCAATCTGCCTGTGCGGGACATCGCGGCACCTGACGCGGCCCTGTTCATTTGGGTTGTTCAGCCCATGCTGCCGCAGGCGCTGCGCGTCATCGAAGCGTGGGGCTTCGAATTCAAGACCGTCGCCTATTGCTGGCTCAAAATTAAAGGCGGCCAAGACCGGTTGTTCTATGACGGCGCGGACGTGCGGAAGGGGCTCGGCTACCACACAAGATCGGGCATGGAGCAGTGCTGGCTAGCGACGCGCGGGAAGGGCTACGCGCGTGTCAGCCAAGGCGAGGCGCAGGTGGTGTTCTCGCCGCTGCGCGAGCATTCGCGCAAACCGGACGTGATCGCCGAAAGCATCGTCAATCTTACCGGCGACGTCCCACGGCTCGAACTGTTCGCGCGGACCCGTCGGCCCGGGTGGGACGTTTGGGGCAATCAGGTCGACAAATTCGGCGATGCCCATGAGGTGGTCGCCTGA
- a CDS encoding ParA family protein, with amino-acid sequence MTPKIVTVFNNKGGVGKTTLTYHLAHALGELGKRVLLIDLDPQCNLTIVALEMEAIHEIWTAEDNFIEDFANARDETGAVGFSQMLEKPRSIHFTLKPAEDGTAEIETLPPPAILKDNVHIIPGRLTLHLFEAKIGERWSGIYQGDPLSIRTATRIRTLAHEYAKTHGYEIVILDTSPSLGALNRHLLSLADGFMIPCSPDLFSVYGIKNIGDALRTWRKQFESIFHFLSDQKRSNFPEKFVRFMGYTIYNAKRYSNYENNLNLAKAHHNYAKQIPETIANSIDKQNRLPLQGLLEHSIGDNAIIHSHNTFPSMSQKYHMPMWELPDCGILDPEDRSTIAGNQRRYRDTKGDYEKFATDFVGRLALL; translated from the coding sequence ATGACTCCCAAGATAGTAACTGTCTTCAATAACAAAGGCGGAGTCGGAAAAACGACGCTCACATATCACTTAGCCCACGCGCTAGGTGAACTCGGAAAGAGGGTGTTGCTGATCGACTTGGACCCGCAATGTAACCTTACGATCGTTGCGCTGGAGATGGAAGCGATCCACGAGATTTGGACGGCCGAGGACAACTTCATCGAGGACTTCGCAAACGCTCGAGATGAAACAGGTGCAGTCGGCTTCTCTCAAATGTTGGAGAAACCGCGAAGCATACATTTCACGCTCAAGCCCGCCGAAGATGGCACGGCGGAGATTGAGACGCTCCCTCCCCCCGCCATTCTAAAGGACAACGTCCACATCATACCGGGACGCCTTACGCTCCACCTATTCGAGGCGAAGATCGGCGAGCGCTGGAGCGGAATCTATCAAGGTGATCCATTATCGATCCGCACCGCGACCCGCATTCGAACATTAGCGCACGAGTACGCCAAGACCCATGGCTACGAAATCGTGATCCTCGACACTTCACCCAGCCTCGGGGCGCTAAACCGCCACCTGCTTTCCCTTGCGGACGGCTTCATGATTCCTTGCTCGCCAGACCTTTTTTCGGTCTACGGTATCAAAAACATCGGAGATGCTCTTCGGACCTGGCGGAAGCAATTCGAGAGCATATTTCACTTTTTATCAGATCAGAAACGGTCGAACTTTCCCGAAAAGTTCGTTCGCTTCATGGGATACACAATATATAACGCCAAGCGCTACAGCAATTACGAGAACAATCTCAATCTAGCTAAAGCCCACCACAATTACGCCAAGCAAATTCCAGAAACTATCGCGAACTCCATAGACAAGCAGAACAGATTACCTTTGCAAGGGCTCCTTGAACACTCGATCGGCGACAACGCGATAATTCACAGCCACAATACCTTTCCTAGCATGTCTCAGAAATACCACATGCCCATGTGGGAATTGCCCGACTGCGGGATCCTCGACCCCGAAGACAGGAGCACGATCGCTGGCAACCAGCGCAGGTATCGCGACACAAAGGGGGACTACGAAAAATTCGCGACAGATTTCGTTGGAAGGCTTGCCCTGCTATGA